A window from gamma proteobacterium SS-5 encodes these proteins:
- the atpD gene encoding F0F1 ATP synthase subunit beta encodes MSSGKVVEVIGAVVDVEFPRESMPKIYDALNIDSKGLTLEVQQQLGDGVVRTIAMGSTDGLRRGLEVSNTGQPITVPVGQKTLGRIMDVLGRPIDEKGEIGAEASMPIHRAPPSFEEQAAATEILETGIKVIDLIMPIAKGGKVGLFGGAGVGKTVTLMELIRNIAVEHSGFSVFAGVGERTREGNDFYHEMKEGGVLDKVSLVYGQMNEPPGNRLRVALTGLTMAEYFRDEGRDVLMFVDNIYRYTLAGTEVSALLGRMPSAVGYQPTLAEEMGVLQERITSTNTGSITSFQAVYVPADDLTDPSPATTFAHLDATLVLSRQVAELGIYPAVDPLDSTSRILDPHIVGQEHYDVARGVQGTLQRYKELKDIIAILGMDELSEEDKLTVARARKIQRFLSQPFFVAEVFTGAPGKYVGLKDTISGFKAILAGEYDHLPEQAFYMIGSIDEAATRG; translated from the coding sequence ATGAGCTCCGGTAAAGTAGTCGAAGTCATTGGTGCCGTGGTCGATGTGGAGTTTCCACGGGAATCCATGCCCAAGATCTATGATGCCCTGAATATTGACAGCAAGGGCCTCACCCTGGAGGTGCAGCAGCAGCTGGGTGACGGCGTGGTGCGCACCATCGCCATGGGCTCCACCGATGGCCTGCGCCGCGGCCTGGAGGTGAGCAACACCGGTCAGCCGATCACGGTCCCGGTGGGGCAAAAAACCCTGGGCCGGATCATGGACGTGCTCGGTCGGCCCATCGACGAAAAGGGCGAGATCGGTGCCGAGGCCTCCATGCCCATCCATCGCGCCCCGCCCAGCTTTGAAGAGCAGGCCGCCGCCACCGAGATCCTGGAGACCGGGATCAAGGTCATCGACCTGATCATGCCTATCGCCAAGGGCGGTAAGGTGGGTCTGTTCGGCGGAGCCGGGGTGGGCAAGACGGTGACCCTGATGGAGCTGATCCGTAACATCGCCGTCGAGCACTCGGGCTTCTCGGTGTTCGCCGGCGTCGGCGAGCGTACCCGCGAGGGCAACGACTTCTACCATGAGATGAAAGAAGGCGGCGTGCTGGACAAGGTCTCCCTGGTCTATGGCCAGATGAACGAGCCGCCGGGCAACCGCCTGCGCGTGGCCCTGACCGGCCTGACCATGGCCGAGTACTTCCGCGATGAAGGTCGTGACGTGCTCATGTTCGTGGATAACATCTACCGCTACACCCTGGCTGGAACCGAGGTATCGGCCCTGCTCGGGCGCATGCCATCGGCGGTGGGTTATCAGCCCACCCTGGCCGAGGAGATGGGTGTCCTGCAGGAGCGCATCACCTCCACCAACACCGGCTCCATCACCAGTTTTCAGGCGGTCTATGTGCCCGCCGACGACCTCACCGACCCCTCCCCAGCCACTACCTTCGCCCACCTGGACGCCACCCTGGTGCTGTCGCGTCAGGTCGCCGAGCTGGGCATCTACCCGGCGGTGGACCCGCTCGACTCCACCTCGCGCATCCTCGACCCGCACATCGTCGGCCAGGAGCACTACGACGTGGCCCGTGGCGTACAGGGCACCCTGCAACGCTACAAAGAACTGAAGGACATCATTGCCATCCTCGGCATGGACGAACTGTCGGAAGAAGACAAACTCACCGTGGCGCGGGCGCGCAAGATCCAGCGTTTCCTATCGCAGCCCTTTTTCGTCGCCGAGGTGTTCACCGGCGCGCCGGGCAAGTACGTCGGCCTGAAGGACACCATCAGTGGCTTCAAGGCCATCCTGGCCGGTGAATACGACCACCTGCCGGAGCAGGCCTTCTATATGATCGGCAGCATCGACGAGGCCGCGACGCGCGGTTGA
- the atpG gene encoding F0F1 ATP synthase subunit gamma: MAGAKEIRTQIASIKSTQKITSAMQMVAASKMRKAEERMRASRPYDEKIRSVIQHLAHAHPEYQHIYMKEREVKRVGFIIISSDRGLCGGLNSNLFRRLVKDIKQMLEQGVQVDFCVFGSKALGFFQRFGGNVLCQATHLGDSPAISEIIGPVKVMLDAYERGEIDALHLAHNRFVNTMTQQPVTRQLIPIQAKKDEKLTHHWDYIYEPEAASVLNDLLIRYIESDVYQGVVENAACEQSARMVAMKSATDNAGDLIRELQLIYNKARQAAITQEIAEIVGGAAAVTG; this comes from the coding sequence ATGGCAGGCGCCAAAGAGATACGCACCCAGATTGCCTCGATCAAAAGCACGCAGAAGATCACCAGCGCCATGCAGATGGTGGCGGCCTCCAAGATGCGCAAGGCGGAGGAACGCATGCGCGCCTCGCGCCCCTATGACGAGAAGATCCGCAGCGTCATCCAGCATCTGGCCCACGCGCATCCCGAGTATCAGCATATCTACATGAAGGAGCGGGAGGTGAAACGGGTTGGCTTCATCATCATCTCCTCCGATCGCGGTCTCTGCGGCGGCCTCAACAGCAACCTGTTTCGCAGGTTGGTGAAGGACATCAAGCAGATGCTGGAGCAGGGCGTACAGGTGGATTTTTGCGTGTTTGGCAGCAAGGCCCTGGGCTTCTTCCAGCGTTTTGGCGGCAACGTGCTGTGCCAGGCCACCCACCTGGGCGACAGCCCGGCCATCAGCGAAATCATCGGTCCGGTCAAGGTCATGCTGGATGCCTATGAGCGTGGCGAGATCGATGCCCTGCACCTGGCCCACAACCGCTTCGTCAATACCATGACCCAGCAGCCCGTGACCCGCCAGTTGATCCCCATCCAGGCAAAAAAGGACGAAAAGCTCACCCATCACTGGGACTATATCTACGAGCCCGAGGCCGCTTCGGTGCTGAACGATCTGCTGATTCGTTACATCGAATCCGATGTCTATCAGGGCGTGGTGGAAAATGCCGCCTGCGAACAATCGGCGCGCATGGTGGCGATGAAGTCGGCCACCGACAACGCCGGTGACCTGATCAGGGAGCTTCAGCTTATCTACAACAAGGCCCGCCAGGCCGCCATCACCCAGGAAATCGCCGAGATCGTCGGTGGTGCCGCGGCGGTAACGGGTTAA
- a CDS encoding F0F1 ATP synthase subunit alpha: MQLNPSEISELIKSRIEGFDLKTEARTQGTIVSLTDGICRLHGLEDVMSYEMLEFPGNTYGLALNLERDSVGAVILGDYKHLTEGDPVKCTGRLLQVPVGEALLGRVVDALGNPVDGKGPIQAEASSPLEKVAPGVIARKSVDQPVQTGIKAIDAMVPIGRGQRELIIGDRQTGKSAVAIDAIINQKGTGVKCIYVAVGQKNSSIAQVLRKLEEHGAMEHTIIVAAPAADSAAMQFLAPYAGCTMGEYFRDKGEDALIVYDDLTKQAWAYRQVSLLLRRPPGREAYPGDVFYLHSRLLERAARINEAEVEKLTEGKVKGQTGSLTALPIIETQAGDVSAFVPTNVISITDGQIFLETSLFNSGIRPAINAGLSVSRVGGSAQTKVIKKLGGGIRLALAQYRELAAFSQFASDLDESTRLQLERGQRVTELMKQGQYSPMSVGEMALSLFAANEGYLDDVDVTKVVDFEAALQSHVKSHNAELIERINQEGGFDDGIAEDLHQAIKAFKTHSTW; encoded by the coding sequence ATGCAACTCAATCCCTCAGAAATCAGTGAACTCATCAAAAGCCGCATCGAGGGCTTCGATCTCAAGACCGAGGCCCGTACCCAAGGCACCATCGTCAGTCTGACCGACGGCATCTGCCGCCTGCACGGGCTGGAGGATGTCATGTCCTACGAGATGCTGGAGTTCCCTGGCAATACCTACGGCCTGGCGCTGAACCTGGAGCGCGATTCGGTGGGCGCGGTCATCCTCGGCGACTACAAACACCTGACCGAGGGCGATCCGGTGAAATGCACCGGTCGTCTGTTGCAGGTGCCGGTGGGCGAGGCCCTGCTGGGTCGCGTGGTGGATGCCCTGGGCAACCCGGTGGACGGCAAGGGTCCGATCCAGGCCGAGGCCAGTTCACCGCTGGAAAAGGTCGCCCCTGGGGTCATCGCGCGCAAATCCGTCGATCAGCCGGTACAGACCGGGATCAAGGCCATCGACGCCATGGTGCCCATCGGTCGTGGCCAGCGCGAGCTGATCATCGGCGACCGCCAGACCGGAAAGTCCGCCGTGGCCATAGACGCCATCATCAATCAGAAGGGCACCGGGGTTAAGTGCATCTATGTCGCCGTGGGGCAGAAGAATTCCAGCATCGCCCAGGTGCTGCGCAAGCTCGAAGAGCACGGTGCCATGGAGCACACCATCATAGTTGCCGCCCCCGCCGCCGATTCTGCCGCCATGCAGTTTCTCGCCCCCTACGCCGGTTGCACCATGGGCGAATATTTCCGTGACAAGGGCGAGGATGCCCTGATTGTCTATGACGATCTCACCAAGCAAGCCTGGGCCTATCGCCAGGTATCCCTGCTGCTGCGCCGCCCACCGGGCCGCGAGGCCTATCCGGGTGATGTCTTCTACCTGCACTCCCGTCTGCTGGAACGCGCCGCCCGGATCAACGAGGCCGAGGTGGAAAAGCTCACCGAGGGCAAGGTCAAGGGCCAGACCGGCTCGCTCACCGCCCTGCCGATCATCGAGACCCAGGCCGGTGACGTCTCGGCCTTCGTGCCGACCAACGTCATCTCCATCACCGATGGACAGATCTTCCTCGAAACCAGCCTGTTCAACTCAGGGATTCGCCCGGCCATCAACGCCGGCCTGTCGGTATCCCGTGTCGGCGGCTCGGCCCAGACCAAGGTAATCAAAAAGCTCGGTGGCGGCATCCGCCTGGCCCTGGCCCAGTACCGTGAGCTGGCCGCCTTTTCCCAGTTCGCCTCTGACCTGGACGAGTCCACCCGACTGCAACTGGAGCGCGGTCAGCGGGTCACCGAGTTGATGAAGCAGGGGCAATACTCGCCCATGAGCGTGGGTGAGATGGCCCTCTCCCTGTTCGCCGCCAACGAGGGTTATCTGGACGATGTGGATGTCACCAAGGTGGTGGATTTCGAGGCCGCCCTGCAATCCCATGTGAAGAGCCATAATGCCGAACTGATCGAGCGGATCAACCAGGAAGGCGGCTTTGACGACGGCATAGCCGAGGATCTGCACCAGGCGATCAAGGCCTTCAAGACCCACAGTACCTGGTAA
- a CDS encoding F0F1 ATP synthase subunit delta, with amino-acid sequence MALDNQTIARPYARALFELADASDTLEQWSEMLELLRRIISDPQMQRLMDNPELGRARLRQLLLDITEGRIDPACVNLIDLLLENGRIGLLPDIAQSYEALKNKRLGSIDVTIISAYAVNKAQEKKLAEGLKKRLGREVRVSTEKDSSLIGGVKIRAGDLVIDGSIRNKLSRLATEFGI; translated from the coding sequence ATGGCCTTAGACAATCAAACCATCGCCAGGCCCTATGCCCGGGCCCTGTTTGAACTGGCCGATGCCAGCGACACCCTGGAGCAATGGTCGGAGATGCTGGAACTGCTGCGCCGGATCATCAGCGACCCGCAAATGCAGCGCCTGATGGACAATCCGGAGCTGGGCAGGGCGCGTCTCAGGCAGCTGTTGCTGGATATCACCGAGGGACGGATCGACCCGGCCTGCGTCAACCTGATCGACCTGTTGCTGGAGAATGGCCGTATCGGCCTGCTGCCCGATATCGCCCAGTCCTATGAGGCGCTGAAGAACAAACGCCTGGGCAGTATAGATGTCACCATCATCTCTGCTTATGCGGTGAACAAGGCCCAGGAAAAGAAACTGGCCGAGGGCCTGAAGAAACGCCTTGGCCGCGAGGTCCGGGTCAGCACAGAGAAAGACTCCAGCCTGATCGGTGGGGTAAAGATTCGCGCCGGCGATCTGGTGATCGATGGATCCATCAGAAACAAACTGTCGCGCCTGGCCACAGAATTCGGAATCTAA
- a CDS encoding F0F1 ATP synthase subunit B, giving the protein MNINATLLGQSVAFIFFVWFTMRFIWPPIIKALEERKGRIAEGLAAAERGKQSQELAQDRAKEVLVDARQQAAEIVRHAQQRATEMIEEAKDHARSEGERILTAAQAEIEMEANRAREQLREQLSGLVISGVEKILEKEIDAKVHQDIVNKLAAEI; this is encoded by the coding sequence ATGAATATCAACGCGACGCTGCTTGGACAATCAGTCGCCTTCATCTTCTTTGTCTGGTTCACCATGCGCTTCATCTGGCCGCCGATCATCAAGGCGCTGGAGGAACGCAAGGGGCGCATTGCCGAGGGTCTGGCGGCTGCCGAGCGGGGTAAGCAGTCCCAGGAATTGGCCCAGGACCGCGCCAAAGAGGTGCTGGTGGATGCCCGGCAGCAGGCCGCCGAGATCGTCCGTCACGCCCAGCAGCGGGCCACAGAGATGATCGAAGAAGCCAAGGATCATGCCCGCAGCGAGGGTGAGCGCATCCTCACCGCCGCCCAAGCCGAGATCGAGATGGAAGCCAACCGCGCCCGGGAGCAGCTCCGGGAGCAGCTGAGCGGGCTGGTGATCAGCGGCGTGGAAAAGATCCTGGAAAAGGAGATTGACGCCAAGGTGCATCAGGACATAGTCAACAAACTGGCAGCGGAGATCTAG
- the atpE gene encoding F0F1 ATP synthase subunit C gives MEQAILFIAAAVMMGFGALGAAIGIGILGSKFLDGAARQPELIPVLRTQFFVVMGLVDAVPMIAVGLSMYVMFAVAG, from the coding sequence ATGGAACAAGCAATACTGTTCATCGCAGCCGCCGTAATGATGGGTTTTGGCGCACTGGGCGCGGCCATCGGCATCGGCATTCTGGGTAGTAAATTTCTCGATGGCGCGGCCCGCCAGCCGGAGCTGATCCCGGTCCTGCGCACCCAGTTCTTCGTCGTCATGGGCCTGGTCGATGCCGTACCCATGATCGCCGTCGGTCTGTCCATGTACGTGATGTTTGCCGTTGCCGGTTGA
- the atpB gene encoding F0F1 ATP synthase subunit A — MAADQALTSTEYIKHHLTNLTFGQRPDGSWGLAETAEQASAMGFWAFHVDTLFWSVFLGAVFVAIFHQAARKATADVPSGLQNFAEAVIEFIDTSVRGSFSGRNPLVAPLALTIFVWIFLMNLMDLVPVDWIPHVLGDHGLGWFHFMKVVPTTDPNATFGLALGVFVLILYYSIKIKGLGGFAAELTLQPLGKWGLPANLILEGVALLAKPVSLSLRLFGNLYAGEMIFILIALMYGVSLGVGAFGALLQLGWAIFHILVITLQAFIFMTLTIVYLDMAHQEHH, encoded by the coding sequence ATGGCCGCCGACCAAGCCCTGACCTCTACGGAATACATCAAGCATCACCTGACCAATCTCACCTTCGGGCAAAGACCCGATGGCAGTTGGGGGCTTGCCGAAACCGCTGAACAGGCATCGGCCATGGGCTTCTGGGCCTTTCATGTGGATACCCTGTTCTGGTCGGTGTTTCTGGGCGCGGTCTTTGTAGCCATCTTCCATCAAGCGGCGCGCAAGGCCACGGCGGATGTCCCCAGCGGCCTGCAGAATTTCGCCGAAGCGGTCATTGAATTCATCGATACCAGCGTGCGTGGCTCCTTCTCCGGGCGCAACCCCCTGGTCGCCCCCCTGGCGCTGACCATATTCGTCTGGATCTTTCTGATGAACCTGATGGACCTGGTGCCGGTGGACTGGATTCCCCATGTCCTGGGCGACCACGGCTTGGGCTGGTTCCACTTCATGAAGGTGGTGCCCACCACGGACCCCAATGCCACCTTTGGCCTGGCCCTGGGCGTGTTCGTGCTGATTCTTTACTACAGCATCAAGATCAAGGGTCTGGGCGGGTTCGCCGCCGAACTGACCCTGCAGCCCCTGGGCAAGTGGGGCCTGCCGGCCAACCTGATCCTGGAAGGCGTGGCCCTGTTGGCCAAGCCGGTCTCGCTGTCCTTGCGGCTGTTCGGCAACCTCTACGCCGGCGAGATGATCTTTATTCTGATAGCGCTCATGTACGGCGTATCCCTCGGCGTGGGGGCCTTTGGTGCCCTTCTGCAACTGGGCTGGGCCATTTTCCATATCCTGGTGATCACCTTGCAGGCGTTCATCTTCATGACCCTGACCATCGTCTATCTGGACATGGCGCACCAGGAACATCACTGA
- a CDS encoding ATP synthase subunit I, translating into MLVTQFAATILAPLVFAAHSMEAAGSALLGGLVASSGLAWQALRFFRPYRAAQPGALLAGMLMSEVFKLLFFAAAFALIFKTQKWLLHLPFLLAFIVVYLAPLMARPSGRLGASKHERAE; encoded by the coding sequence TTGCTTGTCACGCAATTTGCGGCCACAATCCTCGCCCCGCTGGTATTCGCGGCGCATTCCATGGAGGCTGCGGGCTCCGCCCTGTTGGGTGGCTTGGTGGCAAGCAGCGGTCTGGCCTGGCAGGCGTTGCGGTTTTTTCGCCCCTATAGGGCGGCGCAGCCGGGGGCGCTGCTGGCGGGCATGTTGATGTCCGAGGTATTCAAGCTGCTGTTCTTCGCAGCCGCCTTCGCACTGATTTTCAAGACGCAGAAATGGCTGCTTCACCTGCCCTTTTTGCTGGCATTTATTGTGGTATATCTGGCACCCTTGATGGCCAGGCCGAGTGGCCGGCTGGGGGCATCGAAACACGAACGAGCTGAGTGA
- a CDS encoding ParB/RepB/Spo0J family partition protein, with amino-acid sequence MALKKRGLGRGLDALLSSQEEQAPASAQAGLSELPVDLIDRGRYQPRRDFDEEGLQELANSITAQGVVQPVVVRPVEGGRYELIAGERRWRASQLAGKSQIPVVIREVDDQAAMAMGLIENIQRQDLNAVEEAGALHRLLNEFGLTHQQVADAVGKSRSAVSNLLRLLELSEEVKGLIEGHQLEMGHARALLPLSPQMQTQAAQEVVSKGLSVRQTEELSRSLQQNQPQPEAPPKTQQKSDPDVERLITRLSEKLGAQVKLQQGRAGKGRLVISYNSLEELDGILDHIQ; translated from the coding sequence ATGGCACTAAAAAAACGAGGACTGGGGCGTGGGCTCGATGCGCTGCTGAGCAGTCAGGAGGAGCAGGCCCCGGCATCGGCCCAGGCCGGTCTGAGCGAACTGCCGGTGGACCTGATCGATCGTGGCCGCTATCAGCCACGGCGTGACTTTGACGAGGAGGGCCTGCAAGAGCTGGCCAATTCCATCACCGCCCAGGGCGTGGTGCAGCCGGTGGTGGTGCGTCCGGTGGAGGGCGGCCGCTATGAGCTGATCGCCGGGGAGCGGCGCTGGCGCGCCAGCCAGCTGGCCGGCAAGAGTCAGATCCCGGTGGTGATCCGCGAGGTGGACGATCAGGCCGCCATGGCCATGGGCCTGATCGAAAACATCCAGCGCCAGGATCTCAACGCGGTGGAAGAGGCCGGTGCCCTGCATCGGCTGCTCAATGAGTTTGGCCTGACCCACCAGCAGGTGGCCGATGCGGTGGGCAAATCCCGCTCGGCGGTCTCCAACCTGCTGCGCCTGCTGGAGCTGAGCGAAGAGGTCAAGGGCCTGATCGAGGGCCACCAGCTGGAGATGGGCCACGCCCGGGCGCTGTTACCCCTGAGCCCCCAGATGCAGACCCAGGCGGCCCAGGAGGTGGTGAGCAAGGGGCTGTCGGTACGCCAGACCGAAGAGCTGTCGCGCAGTCTGCAGCAGAACCAGCCACAGCCCGAGGCCCCACCCAAGACCCAACAGAAGTCCGACCCCGATGTGGAGCGCCTGATCACCCGCCTGAGCGAAAAGCTCGGGGCCCAGGTCAAGTTGCAGCAGGGCCGGGCCGGCAAGGGTCGGCTGGTGATCAGCTACAACAGCCTGGAGGAGCTGGACGGCATACTCGACCATATCCAGTGA
- a CDS encoding ParA family protein, which produces MGQVITIANQKGGVAKTTTTINLAASLGSLGKKVLLLDLDPQGNATMGSGVDKHDLAFSSCEVLLGEANFRQATYSPKDLGYDVVPANGDLTAAEVGLMDAPLREKRLRLAMEDVRKEYDYLLIDCPPSLNMLTLNALVAADGVLVPIQTEYYALEGLSALMGTILKIQKSANTQLDIVGILRTMHDPRNNLANDVSAQLIQYFGDKVFRTIIPRNVRVAEAPSHGLPILMYDKTSRGALAYLDLAKEMLAAEAGA; this is translated from the coding sequence GTGGGCCAAGTCATAACCATAGCCAATCAGAAGGGTGGGGTCGCCAAGACCACCACCACCATCAACCTGGCCGCCAGTCTGGGCAGCCTTGGGAAGAAGGTGCTGTTGCTGGACCTGGACCCGCAGGGCAACGCCACCATGGGTTCAGGGGTGGACAAGCACGATTTGGCCTTTTCCTCCTGTGAGGTGCTGCTGGGTGAGGCCAACTTCCGCCAGGCCACCTACAGCCCCAAGGATCTGGGCTACGACGTGGTGCCGGCCAATGGTGACCTCACCGCCGCCGAGGTAGGTCTGATGGATGCCCCCCTGCGCGAGAAACGCCTGCGCCTGGCGATGGAGGACGTGCGTAAGGAATACGACTACCTGCTGATCGACTGCCCGCCCTCGCTCAACATGCTCACCCTCAATGCCCTGGTGGCGGCCGATGGCGTGCTGGTGCCGATCCAGACCGAATACTACGCCCTGGAGGGACTGTCCGCCCTGATGGGAACCATCCTCAAGATTCAGAAATCGGCCAATACCCAGCTGGATATAGTCGGCATATTGCGTACCATGCACGACCCGCGCAACAACCTGGCCAACGATGTCTCGGCCCAGCTGATCCAGTATTTCGGCGACAAGGTGTTCCGCACCATCATCCCGCGCAACGTGCGGGTGGCCGAGGCCCCCAGCCATGGGCTGCCGATTTTGATGTATGATAAAACCTCGCGCGGGGCCCTGGCCTATCTGGATTTGGCCAAGGAAATGCTTGCGGCGGAGGCAGGCGCTTGA
- a CDS encoding GGDEF domain-containing protein, with the protein MGAEDCPQIDRLRHCLSQLALLETQVRTDPLTGLYNFRHFAESLDNEMERTRRSLQPTALILVDLDFFKRVNDEHGHEVGNLALKQTAQQIQTHLRKLDIGCRYGGEEFALILPNTQLEKAMEVAERLRQLREQEPVPLPDGEGLPLTASYGVAVFTGGEFISRQEFTAHADHYLYKAKDAGRNRVCAPTPKRPADTEVSADEKRLLLG; encoded by the coding sequence ATGGGGGCAGAAGACTGCCCGCAGATCGATCGGCTGCGACACTGCCTAAGTCAGCTGGCCCTGCTGGAGACCCAGGTACGCACCGACCCGCTCACCGGGCTGTACAACTTTCGTCACTTTGCCGAATCCCTGGACAACGAAATGGAGCGCACCCGGCGCAGCCTGCAACCCACGGCGCTGATCCTGGTGGATTTGGATTTTTTCAAGCGGGTGAACGACGAGCACGGCCATGAGGTGGGCAATCTGGCCCTCAAGCAGACCGCCCAGCAGATTCAGACCCACCTGAGAAAGCTGGATATCGGCTGCCGCTACGGCGGTGAGGAGTTTGCCCTGATCCTGCCCAATACCCAGCTGGAGAAGGCCATGGAGGTGGCTGAGCGCCTGCGCCAACTGCGTGAGCAGGAGCCTGTGCCCCTACCCGATGGCGAGGGCCTCCCGCTCACCGCCAGCTACGGCGTGGCTGTATTCACCGGTGGCGAATTCATCAGCCGTCAGGAGTTCACCGCCCACGCCGATCACTACCTGTACAAGGCCAAGGACGCCGGCCGCAACCGGGTCTGCGCCCCCACGCCCAAGCGCCCGGCCGACACCGAGGTCAGCGCCGACGAAAAGCGCCTGCTGTTGGGTTGA
- the rsmG gene encoding 16S rRNA (guanine(527)-N(7))-methyltransferase RsmG, producing the protein MEQLDTCRQRLSQGLHQLQITLPEGGEGQLMAYLQLLHRWNQAYNLTAVRDPLEMVSRHLLDSLAILPYIRGPRLLDMGTGAGLPGVPLAIARPDLRFNLLDSNGKKIRFIRQVQLQLQLGNIHPIQQRAEALGGQFDQITARAFASLDQLMQLASPLLVVGGELLALKGARESIGEETRGLDSNVSSHSLNQSLNIVPLNIPFLPDQQRHLLIYRRSQP; encoded by the coding sequence TTGGAACAGCTCGATACCTGTCGGCAACGGCTCAGCCAAGGCCTGCATCAATTGCAGATCACGCTGCCCGAGGGGGGCGAGGGGCAGCTCATGGCCTATCTGCAGCTGCTGCATCGGTGGAACCAGGCCTACAACCTCACCGCCGTGCGAGACCCGTTGGAGATGGTCAGTCGGCACCTGCTCGACAGCCTGGCCATATTGCCCTACATCCGAGGCCCCAGGCTCCTGGACATGGGCACCGGCGCTGGCCTGCCCGGCGTACCCCTGGCCATAGCCCGGCCAGACCTGCGGTTTAACTTGCTGGATAGCAATGGCAAAAAGATCCGCTTCATCCGTCAGGTGCAACTCCAGCTGCAGCTAGGTAATATCCACCCCATACAGCAGCGCGCAGAGGCGCTTGGCGGCCAATTTGACCAGATCACCGCGCGTGCCTTCGCAAGCTTAGATCAACTCATGCAATTGGCCTCGCCCTTGCTTGTGGTTGGAGGCGAGCTCCTCGCCCTCAAGGGGGCACGCGAAAGCATTGGCGAAGAAACCCGAGGCCTGGATTCCAACGTATCAAGCCATTCATTAAACCAGTCATTAAATATAGTGCCACTGAACATCCCCTTTCTCCCTGACCAGCAGCGCCACCTGCTGATCTACCGCAGGTCACAGCCATGA